Genomic segment of Thermococcus sp.:
GTGGCGGAGAAGCTTGGTCTCTATGTCCCGCCAATTCTGCTATCTTTTCTCGTTTTTCTATTCCTAACCCTCACTCTCTTCGAGAGAAGGGGCTTTTCCCTGCCCCTCACGGTCAGTGTAATGTCCGCCCTCTACATTTTCCCCTATATCGGCGGGGTTCCTGTCGAGAGGGTTCCCTACGTTGCCCTCTCTGCTCTTCCTCTCTCCCTGGCAATCGTGATGGCCCCTTATCTTCACTTCCTCGTGGGGCGTGAAAAAGCCCTTCAGGGGCTTCCTGAGAGCGAGTGGAACGCCGTGGTGAAGGAGGAACTAAGGGTATTCCTGCTATCGATGGTTCCAGGTGGGATGCTACTCGCTTATCTCCTGTACTCCACGGCCCTTGGAACGAGGCCCATCGCACTACTCCCGACTTATGTCGTGCCCGTTATTGCACTCTCTATAGGTCTTTTATTGGCCTCAGTGGATAGGACTGGGAAACCCGTAGAGAAGACCGTCCTCGTGATGAGGGGTTACCTCACCGCTGGTGACAGCTTTGAGGTCAGAAGAGGTAGTCTCTATGAGAGAGGTTACGAGTTGCTCCTCGTTGGAGGAACCCCGGTTAAGAGGCCTGTTCTTATCAGCATCGAGGACGAGAATGTTCCCCACTACGTCCTCCTGAAATCGCCCTGGGACAAACTTTTCCTTGTAAAAAAAGATGAGGTTGTGGAGGGAAACACCCGCTACGTGATTTTCCTCCCCTCTACGTCCCGTGCTCCCAGCTCTCAAGGTATTTCCTTTGCTCCTCCGTGAGTTTCTCGATCTCAATCCCCATCTCGGCGAGCTTTATGCGAGCAACCATCTCGTCTATCTCCCTTGGGAGAACGTAGACCTTCGGTTCAAGCTTCTCGTGGTTGTCTTTGATGTACTCAGCGGCTTTAGCCTGCAAGGCAAAGCTCATGTCCATTATCTCCGCC
This window contains:
- a CDS encoding adenosylhomocysteinase, giving the protein AEIMDMSFALQAKAAEYIKDNHEKLEPKVYVLPREIDEMVARIKLAEMGIEIEKLTEEQRKYLESWEHGT